In Thunnus thynnus chromosome 13, fThuThy2.1, whole genome shotgun sequence, the following proteins share a genomic window:
- the clip2 gene encoding CAP-Gly domain-containing linker protein 2 isoform X1 produces the protein MNMLKSSGLKIPGRGPKHSSPVGRTSAGGTSSPVVPKDNAPLKPITPTKISEEGDDVLGDYTVGEQVWVNGVKPGVIAYLGETQFAPGQWAGVILNDLVGKNDGSVGGVRYFECQPLQGIFTRPSKLNRQPVGEGSDSHSTDSLSAQNQTQQGGSGAPPGQRVVVPLREGLLNSAVKTGNESGSNMSDSGSVKKAGDKDLRVGDRVLVGGSKMGVIRYMGETDFAKGEWCGVELDEPLGKNDGAVAGTRYFQCLPKFGLFAPIHKVIRIGFPSTSPAKVKKSKRVAMGVSSLAHSPSSSSISSVSSVASSVGGRPSRAGLLTETSSRYARKISGTTALQEALKEKQQHIEQLLAERDLERADMAKATSHICEVEKELSALKTQHVQYVTENENTLQQVKAMLASTQKDKLELANQLEEEKRKVEDLQFRVEEESITKGDLETQTKLEHAHIRQLEQSLLLEKSRAEALQKELEKRRGRCTHDAVSLRLGKRTKQTTVEEQSRIMQLEEELSLSRAEIASLQVQLRVPDSSSQQANDSDATPGSDIKPETLLLREQLLSAGREHYKESSELKEKYETALSASQQEVESLKVVVDKQNQEISELKQKIQQATKENMEMMDTWKSKFDTLVSDHQRSLEELKASLSSDHTTPAGPEQDAQEMRTSLESLKMEHQLEMENLKAKHTIEAAILTKEREDLSARLQEAKDQLAEGNQTWRTEVEAKSGKQALEDATAKLQKAEQRLAEMENLQMEQDKSTEGLRERLELSEKKMMDYQALQKAQAESQEEIQKLEEKLRVTANQLQAIQADRYTSHDANVIEDNEISDEKMKLKQNIEETMEKLLKREKEVSTLTSQVEALKSQIGAMEGKVRSGEKKAEILAKEKMRVEAELESMTRKSHDASGQLVSISQELLKKERSLNELRVLLLESHRHSRDMEKDLNREVHKAEWKVKEQKLQDDIKTLREKLLHLDRERSSPDHRRYSMLEPSALDSEVNRLRQRLLGTEEALRNALEHNQQVDQLVQAMGRRPEKSPVHGANSANGIHHQESDSPRDVGTTLI, from the exons ATGCTCCACTCAAGCCTATCACACCAACTAAAATCTCAGAAGAAGGCGATGATGTTTTGGGGGATTACACAGTGGGTGAGCAGGTCTGGGTCAACGGTGTCAAACCAGGAGTTATTGCCTACCTAGGGGAGACCCAGTTTGCCCCGGGACAGTGGGCAGGCGTGATACTGAATGACCTAGTTGGCAAAAACGATGGTTCAGTGGGCGGCGTGCGCTACTTTGAGTGCCAGCCCCTCCAGGGCATCTTCACGCGACCCTCGAAGCTCAACCGACAGCCAGTGGGAGAGGGGAGCGACAGCCACTCCACTGACTCACTCTCTGCCCAGAATCAGACTCAGCAAGGCGGCAGTGGTGCCCCTCCTGGCCAGCGGGTGGTAGTGCCACTTAGAGAGGGCTTGCTCAACAGCGCCGTGAAAACGGGCAACGAGTCGGGGTCCAACATGTCTGACAGTGGTTCGGTTAAGAAAGCTGGAGATAAGGATCTTCGAGTCGGAGATCGAGTTTTA GTTGGAGGCTCTAAGATGGGAGTCATACGCTACATGGGGGAGACAGATTTCGCCAAGGGTGAATGGTGCGGGGTTGAGCTGGATGAGCCCCTGGGGAAGAATGATGGAGCCGTAGCTGGTAcaag ATACTTTCAGTGTCTTCCCAAGTTTGGCCTCTTTGCTCCGATCCATAAGGTGATCCGCATCGGCTTCCCCTCAACCAGCCCGGCCAAGGTGAAGAAGAGCAAGCGAGTGGCCATGGGAGTTTCCTCTCTGGCCCACAGccccagcagctcctccatcagTTCAGTCAGCTCGGTGGCCTCCTCTGTGGGTGGACGACCGAGCCGAGCTGGACTG CTGACAGAAACATCATCACGCTACGCCCGGAAGATCTCGGGTACCACCGCACTCCAGGAAGCCTTgaaggagaagcagcagcacaTCGAGCAGCTGCTGGCCGAGAGAGACCTAGAGCGAGCCGACATGGCCAAGGCCACCAGCCACATCTGCGAGGTGGAGAAGGAGCTGAGCGCCCTCAAGACCCAGCACGTGCAG TATGTAACAGAGAATGAGAATACCCTCCAGCAAGTCAAAGCCATGTTGGCCAGCACACAGAAAGATAAACTGGAACTGGCCAATCAGCttgaagaagagaaaag GAAAGTGGAGGACCTCCAGTTCAGGGTAGAGGAGGAATCCATCACCAAAGGAGACCTAGAG ACTCAGACAAAATTGGAACATGCCCATATTCGTCAGCTTGAGCAGAGCCTGCTCCTCGAAAAGTCGAGAGCAGAGGCGCTTCAGAAAGAATTAGAGAAGAGGAGG GGAAGATGCACTCATGATGCAGTATCCTTGAGGTTGGGTAAGAGAACCAAG CAAACCACAGTTGAAGAGCAGAGTCGCATCatgcagctggaggaggaacTCAGCCTCAGTAGAGCTGAGATCGCAAGCCTTCAAGTTCAACTCAGAGTCCCCGACTCGAGCTCCCAACAAGCCAACGACAGCGACGCCACCCCAGGGTCTGACATCAAGCCAGAGACCCTCCTCCTGcgagagcagctgctgtcagcgGGCCGCGAGCACTACAAGGAGAGCAGCGAGCTTAAAGAGAAGTACGAGACGGCATTATCAGCAAGCCAACAGGAGGTAGAATCGCTGAAGGTGGTGGTGGATAAACAGAACCAGGAGATCAGTGAGTTGAAGCAGAAAATCCAACAGGCCACCAAGGAAAACATGGAAATGATGGACACCTGGAAG TCCAAATTTGACACTTTAGTGAGCGACCACCAGAGATCTTTGGAGGAGCTGAAAGCCTCACTGAGTAGTGATCACACTACTCCAGCAGGACCAGAGCAGGATGCTCAGGAGATGAGAACATCTCTGGAGAGCCTGAAGATGGAGCACCAGCTGGAGATGGAGAATCTCAAGGCCAAACACACGATCGAAGCCGCCATTCTGACAAAGGAACGTGAAGACCTCAGCGCTCGTCTGCAGGAGGCCAAAGACCAGCTGGCCGAGGGAAACCAGACATGGAGGACCGAGGTGGAGGCCAAAAGCGGAAAGCAAGCCCTGGAGGATGCTACAGCTAAGCTCCAGAAGGCGGAGCAAAGGCTGGCAGAGATGGAAAATCTTCAGATGGAGCAGGACAAAAGCACGGAGGgcctgagagagagactggagctGTCAGAGAAGAAGATGATGGACTACCAGGCCCTGCAGAAGGCCCAGGCAGAGAGCCAGGAGGAGATCCAGAAACTGGAGGAGAAGCTGAGGGTGACAGCGAACCAGCTCCAGGCCATCCAGGCAGACCGCTACACATCCCATGATGCCAAT GTGATAGAGGATAATGAAATTTCAGATGAGAAGATGAAGCTAAAACAGAATATCGAAG aaacaatggagaagTTGCTGAAACGGGAAAAAGAGGTTTCCACTCTCACTTCCCAGGTTGAAGCCCTCAAATCACAGATCGGAG CGATGGAGGGTAAAGTTCGCTCAGGGGAGAAGAAGGCTGAAATCCTGGCCAAGGAGAAGATGCGTGTGGAGGCGGAGCTGGAGTCCATGACTAGGAAGTCCCACGATGCCTCTGGGCAGCTGGTCAGCATCAGCCAGGAGCTGCTGAAGAAAGAGAG GAGTCTGAACGAGTTGAGGGTTTTGCTCCTGGAATCACATCGCCATTCACGAGATATGGAGAAAGACCTGAACCGAGAAGTGCACAAGGCCGAGTGGAAAGTCAAGGAGCAGAAACTCCAGGATGACATCAAGACCCTACGAGAAAAACTTCTTCATCTG gatCGGGAACGGTCTTCACCTGACCACCGGCGATACTCCATGCTGGAACCCTCAGCCCTGGACTCAGAGGTGAACCGCCTGCGCCAGCGGCTGCTTGGCACTGAGGAGGCCCTGAGAAACGCCCTGGAACACAACCAGCAAGTCGACCAGCTGGTCCAGGCCATGGGCAGGCGTCCAGAGAAAAGcccg gtgCACGGCGCCAATTCAGCCAATGGAATTCATCATCAGGAGTCAGACAGTCCTCGAGATGTTG GAACAACACTGATATGA
- the clip2 gene encoding CAP-Gly domain-containing linker protein 2 isoform X2 → MNMLKSSGLKIPGRGPKHSSPVGRTSAGGTSSPVVPKDNAPLKPITPTKISEEGDDVLGDYTVGEQVWVNGVKPGVIAYLGETQFAPGQWAGVILNDLVGKNDGSVGGVRYFECQPLQGIFTRPSKLNRQPVGEGSDSHSTDSLSAQNQTQQGGSGAPPGQRVVVPLREGLLNSAVKTGNESGSNMSDSGSVKKAGDKDLRVGDRVLVGGSKMGVIRYMGETDFAKGEWCGVELDEPLGKNDGAVAGTRYFQCLPKFGLFAPIHKVIRIGFPSTSPAKVKKSKRVAMGVSSLAHSPSSSSISSVSSVASSVGGRPSRAGLLTETSSRYARKISGTTALQEALKEKQQHIEQLLAERDLERADMAKATSHICEVEKELSALKTQHVQYVTENENTLQQVKAMLASTQKDKLELANQLEEEKRKVEDLQFRVEEESITKGDLETQTKLEHAHIRQLEQSLLLEKSRAEALQKELEKRRGRCTHDAVSLRLGKRTKQTTVEEQSRIMQLEEELSLSRAEIASLQVQLRVPDSSSQQANDSDATPGSDIKPETLLLREQLLSAGREHYKESSELKEKYETALSASQQEVESLKVVVDKQNQEISELKQKIQQATKENMEMMDTWKSKFDTLVSDHQRSLEELKASLSSDHTTPAGPEQDAQEMRTSLESLKMEHQLEMENLKAKHTIEAAILTKEREDLSARLQEAKDQLAEGNQTWRTEVEAKSGKQALEDATAKLQKAEQRLAEMENLQMEQDKSTEGLRERLELSEKKMMDYQALQKAQAESQEEIQKLEEKLRVTANQLQAIQADRYTSHDANVIEDNEISDEKMKLKQNIEETMEKLLKREKEVSTLTSQVEALKSQIGAMEGKVRSGEKKAEILAKEKMRVEAELESMTRKSHDASGQLVSISQELLKKERSLNELRVLLLESHRHSRDMEKDLNREVHKAEWKVKEQKLQDDIKTLREKLLHLDRERSSPDHRRYSMLEPSALDSEVNRLRQRLLGTEEALRNALEHNQQVDQLVQAMGRRPEKSPVHGANSANGIHHQESDSPRDEQH, encoded by the exons ATGCTCCACTCAAGCCTATCACACCAACTAAAATCTCAGAAGAAGGCGATGATGTTTTGGGGGATTACACAGTGGGTGAGCAGGTCTGGGTCAACGGTGTCAAACCAGGAGTTATTGCCTACCTAGGGGAGACCCAGTTTGCCCCGGGACAGTGGGCAGGCGTGATACTGAATGACCTAGTTGGCAAAAACGATGGTTCAGTGGGCGGCGTGCGCTACTTTGAGTGCCAGCCCCTCCAGGGCATCTTCACGCGACCCTCGAAGCTCAACCGACAGCCAGTGGGAGAGGGGAGCGACAGCCACTCCACTGACTCACTCTCTGCCCAGAATCAGACTCAGCAAGGCGGCAGTGGTGCCCCTCCTGGCCAGCGGGTGGTAGTGCCACTTAGAGAGGGCTTGCTCAACAGCGCCGTGAAAACGGGCAACGAGTCGGGGTCCAACATGTCTGACAGTGGTTCGGTTAAGAAAGCTGGAGATAAGGATCTTCGAGTCGGAGATCGAGTTTTA GTTGGAGGCTCTAAGATGGGAGTCATACGCTACATGGGGGAGACAGATTTCGCCAAGGGTGAATGGTGCGGGGTTGAGCTGGATGAGCCCCTGGGGAAGAATGATGGAGCCGTAGCTGGTAcaag ATACTTTCAGTGTCTTCCCAAGTTTGGCCTCTTTGCTCCGATCCATAAGGTGATCCGCATCGGCTTCCCCTCAACCAGCCCGGCCAAGGTGAAGAAGAGCAAGCGAGTGGCCATGGGAGTTTCCTCTCTGGCCCACAGccccagcagctcctccatcagTTCAGTCAGCTCGGTGGCCTCCTCTGTGGGTGGACGACCGAGCCGAGCTGGACTG CTGACAGAAACATCATCACGCTACGCCCGGAAGATCTCGGGTACCACCGCACTCCAGGAAGCCTTgaaggagaagcagcagcacaTCGAGCAGCTGCTGGCCGAGAGAGACCTAGAGCGAGCCGACATGGCCAAGGCCACCAGCCACATCTGCGAGGTGGAGAAGGAGCTGAGCGCCCTCAAGACCCAGCACGTGCAG TATGTAACAGAGAATGAGAATACCCTCCAGCAAGTCAAAGCCATGTTGGCCAGCACACAGAAAGATAAACTGGAACTGGCCAATCAGCttgaagaagagaaaag GAAAGTGGAGGACCTCCAGTTCAGGGTAGAGGAGGAATCCATCACCAAAGGAGACCTAGAG ACTCAGACAAAATTGGAACATGCCCATATTCGTCAGCTTGAGCAGAGCCTGCTCCTCGAAAAGTCGAGAGCAGAGGCGCTTCAGAAAGAATTAGAGAAGAGGAGG GGAAGATGCACTCATGATGCAGTATCCTTGAGGTTGGGTAAGAGAACCAAG CAAACCACAGTTGAAGAGCAGAGTCGCATCatgcagctggaggaggaacTCAGCCTCAGTAGAGCTGAGATCGCAAGCCTTCAAGTTCAACTCAGAGTCCCCGACTCGAGCTCCCAACAAGCCAACGACAGCGACGCCACCCCAGGGTCTGACATCAAGCCAGAGACCCTCCTCCTGcgagagcagctgctgtcagcgGGCCGCGAGCACTACAAGGAGAGCAGCGAGCTTAAAGAGAAGTACGAGACGGCATTATCAGCAAGCCAACAGGAGGTAGAATCGCTGAAGGTGGTGGTGGATAAACAGAACCAGGAGATCAGTGAGTTGAAGCAGAAAATCCAACAGGCCACCAAGGAAAACATGGAAATGATGGACACCTGGAAG TCCAAATTTGACACTTTAGTGAGCGACCACCAGAGATCTTTGGAGGAGCTGAAAGCCTCACTGAGTAGTGATCACACTACTCCAGCAGGACCAGAGCAGGATGCTCAGGAGATGAGAACATCTCTGGAGAGCCTGAAGATGGAGCACCAGCTGGAGATGGAGAATCTCAAGGCCAAACACACGATCGAAGCCGCCATTCTGACAAAGGAACGTGAAGACCTCAGCGCTCGTCTGCAGGAGGCCAAAGACCAGCTGGCCGAGGGAAACCAGACATGGAGGACCGAGGTGGAGGCCAAAAGCGGAAAGCAAGCCCTGGAGGATGCTACAGCTAAGCTCCAGAAGGCGGAGCAAAGGCTGGCAGAGATGGAAAATCTTCAGATGGAGCAGGACAAAAGCACGGAGGgcctgagagagagactggagctGTCAGAGAAGAAGATGATGGACTACCAGGCCCTGCAGAAGGCCCAGGCAGAGAGCCAGGAGGAGATCCAGAAACTGGAGGAGAAGCTGAGGGTGACAGCGAACCAGCTCCAGGCCATCCAGGCAGACCGCTACACATCCCATGATGCCAAT GTGATAGAGGATAATGAAATTTCAGATGAGAAGATGAAGCTAAAACAGAATATCGAAG aaacaatggagaagTTGCTGAAACGGGAAAAAGAGGTTTCCACTCTCACTTCCCAGGTTGAAGCCCTCAAATCACAGATCGGAG CGATGGAGGGTAAAGTTCGCTCAGGGGAGAAGAAGGCTGAAATCCTGGCCAAGGAGAAGATGCGTGTGGAGGCGGAGCTGGAGTCCATGACTAGGAAGTCCCACGATGCCTCTGGGCAGCTGGTCAGCATCAGCCAGGAGCTGCTGAAGAAAGAGAG GAGTCTGAACGAGTTGAGGGTTTTGCTCCTGGAATCACATCGCCATTCACGAGATATGGAGAAAGACCTGAACCGAGAAGTGCACAAGGCCGAGTGGAAAGTCAAGGAGCAGAAACTCCAGGATGACATCAAGACCCTACGAGAAAAACTTCTTCATCTG gatCGGGAACGGTCTTCACCTGACCACCGGCGATACTCCATGCTGGAACCCTCAGCCCTGGACTCAGAGGTGAACCGCCTGCGCCAGCGGCTGCTTGGCACTGAGGAGGCCCTGAGAAACGCCCTGGAACACAACCAGCAAGTCGACCAGCTGGTCCAGGCCATGGGCAGGCGTCCAGAGAAAAGcccg gtgCACGGCGCCAATTCAGCCAATGGAATTCATCATCAGGAGTCAGACAGTCCTCGAGAT GAACAACACTGA